A stretch of DNA from Enoplosus armatus isolate fEnoArm2 chromosome 15, fEnoArm2.hap1, whole genome shotgun sequence:
tatggaATAAAtgagcagagatggagacatACCTGTACACGAGGAGCAGTGTTCCCAGTGCAGTTCtatagcagagcagcagaggaccAATACAGTCCAGCATGGAGAGGAACTCCACCAGCCAGGGCACAGTCAGGATGGTGCGCTTCCTCTTCATACTGTTACTCAGCACCGCACACACATCCAGCACTGGAACAGTCTGAGGGACCAAGAGATTTCTtttatcaaattaaatgtttgaaatcaAATATGCATTTATATCTGCACCACTTCTGGTCTggataaaaaaatgtttccttaaTGAGATACAACTCACCCATCTGGGGGAAAATAATCCTCCACAAGAacttgtttatgtattttttttcctcaccttGCTGCGCATGACTAAAGCAGTCTCCTGTATCTCCCTGGATGGTCTCTCAGATGTTTGGTAAGGCAGAAAGGAAATGAATCCCAGAAACTTAGCCAGAAGACGAGCGAGGAGCAGCACTGAGGTGAACCGCTGCTTCTCATCCTGAGGAGGTGGAATGGAGAGACAAAGGTTTATATGATAATTAACAGCATGTCGGTCAGACTAGTCTTTTCTGAATCTGGCATGTTTGTAATTTTACTGACTATCCAtgctgaaatctgaaatctgcCTACTGTAAAAaagcttgaaaaacaaaaactgctaaGAAACTAGCTTGATCCAAACTGACAGGATACTTGAAGCAAAAAACGGCgacactgacatttcaacaataTCACTTTGTTTGACTCTGATAGTATACCTGCTGCTCCAtgtctccatctccctcctcctctccctccccgaTGGAAGCAGGGCTCAGGATGGACACCTCatccagctggaggagctgctgacaCAGGCTGTCCTGCAGGTGCTGGTTCAACTGGCAGCTGGTACACAACATGTAAGACACATTAGAtcacagaaagacaacagacacTGTGTTTTGCCAAGTTGTCGAGGAAAATGTTCAATTTGGTTCAAAGAGGACATCTACCAAATGAAAAACGACTGTTATGAAAGGGACATGATGAGTTATTATCAATGCAATTTTGGATAATTGATAATTAGGGTTTGAAAAAATATCTTACAACATAGCCAGACCTTACCAGCTAGCTGTCTGCAGGAAGTCCCTGAAGAACTCCTGGTGACCAGGGAAGGATGGTGGAGGGCAGGGGCCAACGACTCCATGAGGCTGAATGAGACGCTCCTCAAGACGCTTCAGACGCCCCAAGCTGTCGGCTCCCAGCATGCCAAGCAGGTCGGCATCGGGAGTATCCCCAGGAGAGCTGTTCACACGGGGGCCTTTacacatctaaaaaaaaaaatggcagatTTATTGTGCCAACTGTGTGCAATCTGCCACACTTCTGTGGAGAAATGTTGTGTTGCAGAGGGGGAGACAAAATCATGAAGCTGCTGAAGTCTGTGTTTCAAAATCTTGACACTGTATATAAAAGTCCATTTGACATAAAGAAGAAGTATTTGTGTCAGATCTATAGTCCAAGTGTGAATGAGATGTCAGTCTACCTGAACAAGCTGCTTCAGGAACAGACGGGCAAAATGGGAATGGTTTCCTGCAGAGGTCAGTTGACTCATCattcctctaaaaaaaaaaaaagaagatggaaGAATGAAATGCATAGAGCAAAAGTAGATCAGGTAGCAACATTCTTTTAATTTATAAATTACACCTggttcataaaaaaaagtgaattggACTTGCCTTATCCGACTCCCGAGAGCAGAGTCAAAGTGCCACCGCGGTTCCTTGTGAAAGTCCTCCCATTCTCGTAACACCTCATAAAAAATATCTctgagaaaagggaaaaaacatcAAGTTCAAAAGTATAATTGAGCAATTTCTTAAAGTGATCAGCCTGTATTTGGCAAGTTTATAATCATGAGCTCTCCAATAAGTTTTACCTCATCTGCTACACATTTCAACTGTCATACAGGTACAGGACCCGAAGTGAGAGGGCAGCTTTACATACCTCTGTTTTTTAAAGGTGTGGAAGGCCTTGTCACTACCGAAGTTGGACCGGTTGTCAGTAGCAGGCTGGAATGAGACCGAGTGGATGAAGGTGGAAACTGAAGGAGAAAGCTGGAACAGATAAGgaggaataaaaacatcaattaaaGATACAGattatgaacatttttaaagattaattAAAGCGAGGATTCTAAGAAATAAAAGAAGCGGCATCAATAACATATTTATCAAACAttaatagggctgcaactaacgattatttctATGATCTTAATCTAATATTTGCCAATTATTTCtcaatttattaattaatcCTTTGGTCTACAAagcaaacagtaaaaacaaaaaatgcttGTGAATGCAGATGAAAGATTCATCTTTCGCTAATGTAACTCACGGAAAAGTAGTCAACTCTCCCATTTGAGAAGCAGGAGCAGTcaaatatttagtatttttcacttgaaaaattaattgaataattgattaattgaaataatggcagattaatcaaatGTCAATCGACAAATCAACTAACAGATGTTCCAGCTCTAAACATTAATAACACAATCATATTCTATAACACGCATTTATATCTGTACGATACAGTACAAGTGTGTTACCTTGGCCGTGCTTCTGTCCTGAGCCTGAGTCAGACGGTCCCTGAGATCCGGAGAGAAAGACGCCACCCTTTCGTTCTCTGCCAGCAGACGCAAGGTACACTTGTCCAGATGAGCTACCAACCTGACAAGAATACATGGTCAGGAATCAACTCAGGGAGGCTGGAGGAGCAGCGTCATTTAATTAAGAAAACCAGCTGTGTGCTGATATATATAGTCAGTGAAGAAGGAGACAATTAAGGAAAACCGTGACACAAGATATACAACAACTCACTGAAACTGATTCTCCAGAACTTTCACtgcaaaatacacacagttgTGTACTTGTCTAAGGTAACATCTCTCCAGAAcatctgaaaatatattttaaaaaaagggtcTCAATCtcaattcaaacaaaacttGAAAAATCATAGTATTTTGATGTTATAGGACTAAAGTGACAAAAAGTAATCACACACCTGAATTCACTGCACACAAACTTTCCTGTTCATCGTCATCATGAGTGTGAGGAGACCGAGACGTTAGCAACTGCATCACAAAGAAAAGCTCCAGGAAAATGTTTGGTACCAGGTTTTCTGCAAGACATCAAgacataacacaaacaaacttgttttctttaaatcatctttaaaatcacttctgaaaatgattttccaaaattatttatttccatgttttagGTCTGACttcttaattatttattttgttttatttattatttctttaatctCTGAATCTTAAGATgtcatatataaaaacatttcttcctTCGTCACTGAGGACATTAACGCCACCTTGTGATATCTTACCAGAAATGCAGGTACAGTACAGTTCTGCCAGGAGATCCAGTTCCAAAGAGAAGGTGACTTTGGAAGGTTCAGGACAGGGTGTCTGCAGATCGGGTGTAACTTTAGATCCCGTCCTAAGCCCTGACTTGGTAGGGGTGCAAGGGTCCAGAGAGGACGGCAGAGGAGAGCCGATTTGCTGGGCTCGCTTTGTcctaaaaacaagacatttctgatTATGAAACAGCAGCAATACACTGAGGCTGCAGTGGAGCCAAAAACAGAAGAGGCTACATACACTAAAGAAATTAGATCTTGTGAAAGATCTGTGAAAGAATATCAGTATCATAATGGGTGTATAGAATattaattttaataattaattaatttacatttctaCAAATCCCTGTGGATTACAGCAAGGCATTAGTCATCTATAATGTAGAATGACAAACAGTAGAAGGCATGTCAAAGGTCAAAAATATTATTACCGTACGCATTACTGTCACCTTTTTTCCACTCCTCAAACTGTTACTATAAAACGTCAATTTTCGGGTCAGAATAAGTAGGATCATTCTGCATGTGCTCTTACTTTTCCCTCTTTAGTagctccctctcttcctgtagGCTCAGAGGACTGCCCACTGTCACTGACCCCTCAAGCGCCTCTACAACTAATGGGGGAGTAGAAGGTTTGCTGAATGGGGTGGAGGTGAAGCAGGTCTTTGGTTTGGAGTGTGGCCGCTCTACACCAACTGGTGTTGGGTTTATTCTTCTAGAGGGTTTGGATGCCCTGAAGATTAATGGAAACTGTTAGACAAATCTGAAAAATCAATGATGGAGTCAGTGTTGACTTTTGTTTAACTGAGAGTTGTGTGGACTCACGCAGGTGAAATCGGTGACGACCCAACAGGAGGGAAGTCCTCCAAGTTGCTGAAGTTGAGCTGCCCCACAGATGGAGGTGAAACCTGCTCACTTATCCTACtgtgccctcctcctcctcctcctcctctacctgaTCTCCTCCCCCCACTCTCCCACCGTCCAACCTCATCACTGTGATGTCCTCCACGCCCTCCTCCATGTCTCCCTTGTACCCCCATTGACATGTTGCCACTGTTTCTCTTGCGGGCCTTCTGTGACTGGAAGTTCGGGCTGTGCTGAAGGTCAGGAGGAGAAACCATGTAGTCCCCAAGATTGATCCTCTGGCCAGAGCGGCGCTCAGAGCCTGAAGGCCTGGAGGCGGGACTCCAGCCTGTAGTAAAAGAGGGGCTGCTGAAGGCATTGACCCCACTCAGACAGCGGAACCCCGACTGTCCAGAAGCATCGGACTCATTTCCAGGTGACACAGAGGAGGCCGGAGAAAACAGCTGGACCCGGCTGGCACTCCGAGAACCAGCTCCACCACCAGCAGACCTGCAACTCTTTCTGTCATTGAAGCCCTGCGTCTGTGCAGCAGGTCTGGGGCGGCTGGGGGTCTTGGCCGGTGTGGCAGGGCCATGGGTTAGTGCTTGACTGCTCTGCTCTCTCAGGAAGTTTAAAAGAAATGGGACAAATTCCTGTTTGTGAATTGTTGTCACCCCAGGTTCACTGAATGTCAGCCTCTCACAATCCTGTTGAAAAGAGACATAACTGTTGGAAAGTTGGACTGTGACAAATACAGCATTCATAAAGATAAAAGGGCACAGATGATCAACGCTAATTAATCCATGATGGAGCCATGGTAACGAGTAATAAGGTCAATAAATGTTTAGCTGGAGGGATTCTGGACATTTCTGCAGAAAATAGCCTGTTGACCTAGCTAACAATGCGCTCACTAATATACTAATATGCTAAAATGCACAGCCCTCTTcacatagtaataataataacagtaccAAGCAGCTATGGTTTAGCTAAGTTATGATCCGTTTTAACAGTAAATTTTCTCTTGACTGGAAGGGAAGTTGACAACGTAGCCCTGAGTCCATCCCATCCAGGCTACAGCTAACCTAGCTCGCTAGCGCTCCAGCTAAAAGTTTTGTTTACAATCAGTTGTGAGCTATGTCATCTCATAAAACACGCTGTACAAGAGCAAGCGCGTATGAGATGCCTCAGTCGTGTGGCTCTTAATCATTTCGGACCAACCTCAACATTCTTTAGCCAGTCCAAGACCGTATTAATATCCGCTTTCTTCAGCAGAAGAGATTCCAAAAGAGCCGCCATTCTGGTCGGGCGCTGCGCGGCTAAAGGACTGAGGGGAAGGGGGCGGGGTCAGCGTGTACGCACACGCGTAAACGTATGACGTATGCCAACCACGTGTGCAGTTGACAGAAAGAAGCTGACAGTTCTTGCCATGATCCTTTGACTGACGTCTTAGAAAGACTTTGAGCAGTGGTCTCAAACTCAAAACATGGGGCCAGGTTGTTTTCTcctacgggggggggggggttctaccTCTTGACtacaaaaatactaaaaaataattgtttttttttgtcaacaataaATTTCATCTATGAATCAAAcacctgtctctccctctcctctccctcttacCTCATGTTGCTTTGCATGTTTAGTAGAGTAATGCCCCTGAGGTTGTATTCTTGAAGAATGGTTGGAAAGGATGAGACAGGCAGCAGTCACATTAAACtccatgaaaaaataataagcAGGTTCTTTGGTGTCAGGCTCATGGCACTAAATCAGAGTAGTGTTTATATTGAAGAGTTGCAGTTTGGTGCAGCTTgtttaatatataaattaaattttgTGCTTGCTTAATGatctataaaataaaaagtgggGATAAGAAAGAAATTGATTTGCAGGCCTAACtatgtaataaataatgtaataaaacaataacatttggTGACCTTATGAAATtgtctccatcctcctccctAGGCCGGCAGTTTTGAGACCCCTGATAGGAATAGTTAGGTGATTTAGATTATTGCATGGGATTACgttgcaaatgttttttactttgattgtaATCTTCCCTCCAAAATTATGATTAATTTGATCAAATTTGGGGGAAAATTGAACATACATTTGTAAATTTTAATATGAATCATCTCATTATGAATCCTTAAAAGTAGAAACAACCAAAAAGGGTCAGGAGAGTCTGAAAGGCATGCAAATTGTACtggaaaacatcacaaaacGTTTCTgtagctttttattttattgtataaatgtactttgttattatatttacttttattgtcatgttttgtgGTAATTTGGTTTGGTATTTAATTACCTTTTGTTCAATCTGTGATGTCTGATTGTTACAATTTGGCAATCcagtaaattaataaaaaactCTTGCCTATTATAACCTTTGTGTCCAGTGCCCGAACATTtccagattaaaaacagaaaccttTCACAAGATTCTGCATGCCGAAtgagtattttatttataaccagtttataaaaataaaatacaaaataattttaaaacaaaaaagaaaaaaacactgtacaagGCATTGATATGATACAAATGATagaataaacataaataattacAGTTATATACAATGCAAAACTCCCACTTGTTACATTCTTTCCTTGCGACTGTACAGTTACATTTCAAAACCATGACATACATTACAACACAAAAATATCAACCATTAAAAAATCTCAAGTCAAAATGATGGATGggcaaattagcaaatgttacaaTAAATCATTTCTGTCAAGTATTTATAAGTTACTAACAAGTAATCCGATGTTATGACATGAGAAGTGTACCAGTGCACACCAAAGCTTTCATTAGTTTCCAtctcacttttcaaaataaaataaaacagctggGTTTGTTCTGTTGGCCTATGGGTATCTGTCACCACAAATACCGGCAAGCTACTATAAATATGACACCTTTCTAAGAGCAGGCCACTTTaaaaaagtgacaaagaaaATCTCATCTGGAAGGTATCACTAGTACTACAACTACACACCACTTATGTgcaataataatttaaaaaaacacgaGAAGAAATCTGATTATCCTTTAAAACCAGCAGCACTGTTTAGTGTCTGTTCCTCCCTTCCACTGAAGCCTGTTAGCATATAAGTTATGGTTTtacaataattattttatttaaataattactttgaatattttacagGTATATATTAAAAGTCTGCACAACAGCGTTCTGAATTTTGAAAGCTTGAAATATCTTGAAATCTGTGAGCGTCGAAGGAGGGAGAATTCAGACATTGATTGCTGGCGACGTGTAGAAGATGCACGTCAGTTGTTTGAGAGCATACAGTTATCACACTAACAGACACACCTTGAACACTGCACCCTGAAATTTTTACCACCAGTCAATCAGTAAAAGGCCCACGCACTctcacagaaaaacagggagCTCTCCGGTAGAAGCACAGCTTTGTAAGCACAGGAGTCTGACAGCACTGATTTCAGTGGTGATATATTGACCACGCTGACGGGCATGGTAGCACATGCCATTCACAGATGGGAGATAAGTGACGGGAAGGCTCGGCTCGGCCTAATAGTGGAATGATCTCCAACACAGACAAGGCTCAGTCATCCCTCGCTACGCACAGAGGGGCAGAGAAGAGACATTAAGgcgactgactgactgaacgCTGTCTGCCTTCAGGATGAGTCATcatagctgctctgtgaggctagcGTAGGTTTCTGCAAGATCTGCATGAGTCAAACAGCACATTTCATATCTACAAAGCAATGCGCCCATTCAATCTCTATACACTCCCGTATTTATCAAGTCAAACCACATCtgcaaaatgtatcaaaatatttggcaatgtgatttttttgtgcAGTCATCTCCTACAGAGGCTGCCATTAATCCTTCAACTCGTGTTGTTTCCTGTGACACCAGTGCTTAAAATACAGCAAAGTCTattctcctttttctttatttttctggtAATTCTTTTGTGCATCACGTCAGCTAGTGGCACTGATAAAAAATACAGTCTATCATATTCCAGCAACACAATCATCCCAAGTCAGTGCAGGAAGCGCAGAAAACTAGTCATACATCGGGCGGGAAGAGGAATAGTGAGAGATGGGTCCGAGAAAATACGCAGAAATTAAAGCTGCTCACCCAACAGGTAATGAAGTCACTGCTGGGTTTAAATCTTCACGACATAGATGCTGTGTGATGGGAAGTGGTATGCAGCTTTTTACTTGGTTgattcagattttcttttctctgttgagCATGCAAAGAGTAGCACTGGGAGGAAGCTGGAGTTATTTTACAGTATCTTACAAgcagaggagtgggaggaggctGTGGAGGAGAGTCTCAGTGAGGAATCCTAActaattaaacacaaacaaatactctGATTCCGTCGCCGTGTTCACAAACATACTGCGTGTCATTATATAAAAAGACAATCTCCGGCGCAGGAggaacaaacaataaaaaaaataaaacagtgcaCATGGAAGCATGGAACATCATTTTGGTGTGAgaaatatatgtacatatggCCTCCATTTTCAATAACAtttgacaaaatgttgtttgagGTCTGAAATTCACATTTATAACGTTTTATCTCCAACACTGACCTGGTATATATACAGGACAGTTAAGTCGGGTTTCCTTTTTGTCATTACAAATAATAGCTACTCTGTCATCAAGTAAACTGTTGCTCAAATTGTGTTGCTACCTTTTCTACATAAAAGAATACTGGTGAAAAGGGTCGTCTTATAACGGCTGgcacaagtttgttttttggctCCTTTTTATTCCTAATTACAAATAAACCAAAAGTGAATCCTCGAGCTGCCCAAAGTGCCAAGGCACACGCTGAGACAAACATCTGTGTCTGAACATTACTCATCGGTAATGTACCTTGTGTTGTTTAAGCTTACTACTGCTACTACGACTACCATAACTGGAAACACGTGTTCCATCAACGCCTTTGGATCTAAAAGGAGTTTCACAACTCTCACTTGTAACCCCTTCTTTCAGTGTGACACTTACATTCCCTCTTAGCAACACAGTAGGCACAAAAAGGTGTGTGTCCTCACGCTCTTTACATGATTGATTGTATAAAAGGGTCACTTTGGAGTAATCCCTTTCgattaaacatttaacaacttATGTGAGTGTCACAAAACCATACATCCACTATCACACAGAAGAGGGTAGGAGTCGTAAGCATCGCTAAGCATCAAAATAAATATCTCAATAAATACAACTGTACACAAATTCTGGCTTTATGCATTCACATATAGCATAAAGTAAATATTATACCCTGCCTGCAATCTCCAAATACACAGGAGATAACTGAGTCAACCCCAGGCCAATATTTAATTAAGTTGTGAACAGCTATACTGATATTCCATCAGTATAATCCAAGTGCATCAATACTGGGGATAAATAAGTTACACTATATTGTGGTGCAGGATGGATCAAGATGAATAACCAGGAAGCTGATTTATTTATGTGCCCACTGGTCCAACTAACTATTGATTATGTATTATAGTACTATCTGCATTAGGAAATTGCTGTTTAATTTTGCAGCTGTATTATTTTTACTCTACAACatgataatataaataaaatgaggaCCCTGACATGTCAACATAGCTAGTTTGATAAGTTATCATGAAGGGGCACcccaccgattttacacattaagTTCAGTTTATTCGCCcgcaaactggaggtgtgggggtTGAAAGAAGTGGGCACTTATGAGACGGAGGGGCTGTGACGAAAGACGCTAGTTTGTTGCCtaatgggaaatgtaggaaccAGCATTTTTGGAGGTTAacagactaaaagtcaggatatcctGGCTTTTGCTGCACAGATTTTGACCATCGCTTATTAAATCTGTCTCTAACAAGTCCAACATcgttatggaagtgcaatactaaatggCTGGAGTACCCCTGTAAAGCCGggcacataaataaatgacaaaccCTGTGTGCAAATAGAAGGAGTGAAGAGAACAGTGGGAGACGACGAGACAAGTGTAAAACAGGGAAACAAGATTATTTTCTAATTATACAGGAAGACTCAGGCTTTTATCCTGACTGCGGTCTACCCTATCATAAACGGAGTCTTCCCATCCTCTGCTGTGGCAGCGCGACCTGGTGGGAAACTATCTGCTCAGCTTGCTGGAGCACTTGCCCTCTCGGCTGCAGCCTTTTCCCCTGGACAGGTGGAATGGGCCCGTGCGGGCCTGACGGCTGCAGCAAGTCTCCTGATGGTGAGGGTAGAAGCGGCGGGGAGGTGGAGAGCCAGAGAAGCTGGGAGGTGAGCGGCTGCGGCCCAGGCAACCCCCTCCCCCGCCGCCACGGTGCTCGTGGCGGGAGGGCGAGGAGCTGACGGAgcgctgcagggaggaggagctgcGTGGGGATGCGCTAGAGCTGCGGTGGTGGTGCGGAGAGCTCGTCAGGCTGCAGATGCCCATCCTGGAGCCCCCGTGCTGGGTTGAGGAGCGGTGGTGAAGCGGGGAGCCTCGGGAACCATGCATCAGCTGAGCAAGGCATGTCAGAAGGTCTGAGTCACTGTTGCTGCCAGCTCGAATGCGGTAACGCCTAAGCCTATGTGGGTACAAAAAGCATGTAGGTTATGAATAACAGCCaagtcatatatatatgtatatatgtatatttcaaaGCACACCAGGAGACAGGGTGATGAACCAAAATTTcttgagttagatgagaggatcagTATCACTCTCCAATGCTAAGCTAGTCAgcatggttagcttagcttagcataaagactggaagcaagagcaaatagctagcctggctgtgtccaaagcCCAAAAAATGCCTCTAAAcgctttaaatgtcttttttttaatctgtacacaaacagggAAGTTACTGTGTAAGATACAAACCATAAACAAGACGTTTTgatttaaaggtgctggtagcCAGATTTCTTTTAGcttaggacagagccaggctagctgtttcccactacTTTCAGtttgtatgctaagctaagctaatcacctgctggctcttgcttcatatttagcatactttttttccattcattcatttttgttccAGGAAAGTAAAATATGCAGATCAACACATTACCTGCCCTCCACTGTGGGGCGGCAAGGTGGCTTTCCAGGAGGAGGGCGTGGCAGGAATTGGGCAGCCAGCTGCTCAGCGGAAGAAGCTGAATGAACGGGACGAGGGATCCTGCTCTTGCGGGACagagggctggaggaggaggagagggaaggagcaTCATCTGCCTGGCGGTCCGAACGGGAGCCCATAAGAGAGTCCTCGTCCTGAGAGCGGTCAGAGGCGGAGGACAGCGGGTCCCTAGCAAGGGAAGCCGCCATGGGGCCACGCCTATCAGAGAGGGATGGTGAGGCAGTGGGAGAGGGGACCGGGCCCTGGTGGTTAGCTTTCTTCTGCAGGAGTTTCTCCTTAGCAGACCCTGGAGGAGGGAGCTCCAGCAGACTGGAGGGCTCCAGGACTGGGATACGACTTTGCCTCCGGCTGGGGTCCTTACGAGGGGCAGCCGGGGAGGAGGAGACTGGGCCACTGGTCTGATCTGGGGCCTGGTTcacttctctgctctcctcccgCCTTAGCTGAGGCTCTGTGGCACAGGGAGCGTGGCCATAATCATTCTCGGGGTCTTTCAGCTTGGGAAATGCTCCATTACTTATATCCCTTTGGCCGGTAacaggaggggagaggtggCCATTGGCAAACACAGGGCTGTGAGGGGAGCGTGGAGAGCGTGGGGAGGAAGGCGAACGTGAAGGAGGTGAGTGTGGAGAACGTGTGGAGCGTGGGGAAGACATGCGGCTTGGCACAGGGCTTTGAGCTTTGGTGTGGGTGTTTCCATTGACCAGCATCTCAGCCAGGGGGTCTGTGGGTGTCCCTGGATGGGTGGTTACACGGTCCTGGGGGGAGCTGATGTCTGCTGTGCGCTCCTGGACCTGCTGAGCCTCAGCTTCAGCTTCACCCCGCCTCTCCAGCAGGAGGCACTGCGGGGCACTGTCTGATCCTGACTGGGAGGACAACCCAGAGGGGCGCTGAGCTGTCaactggaggggagggggaggtaGAGACAtgggagggaagagaaagacacacaggtgt
This window harbors:
- the cdan1 gene encoding codanin-1, with the translated sequence MAALLESLLLKKADINTVLDWLKNVEDCERLTFSEPGVTTIHKQEFVPFLLNFLREQSSQALTHGPATPAKTPSRPRPAAQTQGFNDRKSCRSAGGGAGSRSASRVQLFSPASSVSPGNESDASGQSGFRCLSGVNAFSSPSFTTGWSPASRPSGSERRSGQRINLGDYMVSPPDLQHSPNFQSQKARKRNSGNMSMGVQGRHGGGRGGHHSDEVGRWESGGRRSGRGGGGGGGHSRISEQVSPPSVGQLNFSNLEDFPPVGSSPISPAASKPSRRINPTPVGVERPHSKPKTCFTSTPFSKPSTPPLVVEALEGSVTVGSPLSLQEERELLKREKTKRAQQIGSPLPSSLDPCTPTKSGLRTGSKVTPDLQTPCPEPSKVTFSLELDLLAELYCTCISENLVPNIFLELFFVMQLLTSRSPHTHDDDEQESLCAVNSDVLERCYLRQVHNCVYFAVKVLENQFQLVAHLDKCTLRLLAENERVASFSPDLRDRLTQAQDRSTAKLSPSVSTFIHSVSFQPATDNRSNFGSDKAFHTFKKQRDIFYEVLREWEDFHKEPRWHFDSALGSRIRGMMSQLTSAGNHSHFARLFLKQLVQMCKGPRVNSSPGDTPDADLLGMLGADSLGRLKRLEERLIQPHGVVGPCPPPSFPGHQEFFRDFLQTASCCQLNQHLQDSLCQQLLQLDEVSILSPASIGEGEEEGDGDMEQQDEKQRFTSVLLLARLLAKFLGFISFLPYQTSERPSREIQETALVMRSKTVPVLDVCAVLSNSMKRKRTILTVPWLVEFLSMLDCIGPLLLCYRTALGTLLLVYRRMLLGRCGEMCYLNKLLMVSVLGWLFQIPVIPEDIFFTNELTEVAKLEDSSTTAAGLDCIPLVDQQLLYTCCPFLGEFRKLLAAFVSGSTAKSGGIIRKITPTSAELRDTPTANRSQQKLQVDLEQAFFHNQPPSLRRTVEFVAERVGSNAVKHMKATLVSELVERGEKMLRDGLESPNSNPSKLNDSICAQLCVAGLEAMARATRFCCEKSPEAVRILLPDETSPAVLATSENITTRLATEKACSWLSANITALIRREWKSRYDRVMKAVGSPVASDSGDAEGVAVELVNQEQSTTPKRKQGSERVTSCLPQCSHSASLPSDILIEMKELLSIAVGPRTEEELPTCSLVKTLLQRVGETLACRKFSTVVSEQMLLNSTVLLACKLVSAELPVLPLSGYSGGDGVVVGPGSGSEPPVRALLEQLAELWEGNCCSSAPLHLLFTPLTVTAVLKASDTEWNNYLFLVRKLVDRGVLSEEEVTSHWKKLTNLALPAELIENFQLQTQSIKPRLPLAELQSRMDMLQVSQQTVEGAT